The following coding sequences lie in one uncultured Mailhella sp. genomic window:
- a CDS encoding SlyX family protein: MTAEEQIARLEELAYFQEKLLSQLNEALTGQQKQLDMLEKRLAELEENVTALMNAQDGPVNTLPPHYMPERY, encoded by the coding sequence ATGACGGCCGAAGAACAGATAGCCAGACTCGAAGAACTGGCCTATTTTCAGGAAAAACTGCTCTCGCAGCTCAACGAGGCCCTGACCGGTCAGCAGAAGCAGCTCGACATGCTGGAAAAACGCCTTGCCGAGCTGGAAGAAAACGTGACCGCCCTCATGAACGCGCAGGACGGCCCGGTCAACACGCTGCCTCCGCACTACATGCCGGAACGCTACTAG
- the nspC gene encoding carboxynorspermidine decarboxylase: MNEYLAKLRPEAWPSPCFVTDLAMLRKNVAVLDDVQKRTGAKIMLALKCFSQWMTFPVLSRAMRGPLYGCCASSPDEARLAKEDFCGEVHAFAAAWSEEELAETLRYADHIVFNSFAQWKKFRPLVQKAEQERGLSIECGLRLNPEHSEGAVPIYDPCSPGSRLGIRPAAFHAELEKDPHALDGISGLHFHTLCEQNADSLARTLDAVEKHFGAYFSRMKWINFGGGHHITRADYDIELLCRCIEHVRDAYHVQVYLEPGEAVALNAGVLVATVLDVVQADMPVAILDTSAACHMPDVLEMPYRPNIIGAGEPGEKNFTCRLAGKSCLAGDVIGEYSFDEPLKSGDRLVFLDMAIYSMVKTTTFNGLRLPSIAIWDSETDQRRVTRTFGYEDFRSRL, encoded by the coding sequence ATGAACGAATATCTTGCCAAACTCCGTCCCGAAGCGTGGCCTTCCCCCTGCTTCGTCACCGATCTTGCCATGCTGAGAAAGAACGTCGCCGTTCTCGACGACGTGCAGAAGCGCACGGGCGCAAAAATCATGCTTGCGCTCAAGTGCTTTTCCCAGTGGATGACCTTTCCCGTGCTTTCGCGCGCCATGCGCGGCCCCCTCTACGGCTGCTGCGCCAGCTCGCCCGACGAAGCCAGACTGGCCAAAGAGGATTTTTGCGGCGAAGTTCACGCCTTTGCCGCGGCCTGGAGCGAAGAGGAACTTGCCGAAACCCTGCGCTACGCCGACCACATCGTGTTCAACTCCTTCGCGCAGTGGAAGAAGTTCCGCCCGCTGGTGCAGAAGGCCGAGCAGGAACGCGGCTTGAGCATTGAATGCGGTCTGCGCCTCAATCCCGAACATTCGGAAGGCGCGGTGCCCATCTACGATCCCTGCTCGCCGGGCTCCCGTCTCGGCATTCGTCCCGCCGCCTTCCACGCCGAGCTCGAAAAGGATCCGCACGCGCTGGACGGCATAAGCGGTCTGCACTTCCACACCCTCTGCGAACAGAACGCCGACAGTCTGGCCCGCACGCTGGACGCCGTGGAAAAGCACTTCGGCGCATATTTTTCCCGCATGAAGTGGATCAACTTCGGCGGCGGCCACCACATCACCCGCGCCGACTACGACATTGAGCTGCTGTGCCGCTGCATCGAGCACGTGCGCGACGCCTACCATGTGCAGGTCTATCTCGAACCCGGCGAGGCCGTGGCCCTCAACGCGGGCGTGCTCGTGGCCACCGTGCTCGACGTGGTGCAGGCCGACATGCCCGTGGCCATTCTCGACACCTCCGCCGCCTGCCACATGCCCGACGTTCTGGAAATGCCCTACCGGCCGAACATCATCGGCGCGGGCGAGCCCGGCGAAAAGAACTTCACCTGCCGCCTGGCGGGCAAATCCTGCCTCGCGGGCGACGTCATCGGCGAATACTCCTTCGACGAACCGCTCAAGAGCGGCGACAGACTGGTGTTTCTCGACATGGCCATCTACAGCATGGTGAAGACCACCACCTTCAACGGTCTGCGCCTGCCCTCCATCGCCATCTGGGATTCGGAAACCGATCAGCGCCGCGTCACCCGCACCTTCGGCTACGAGGACTTCCGCAGCCGCCTGTAG